In Streptomyces dangxiongensis, one DNA window encodes the following:
- a CDS encoding helix-turn-helix domain-containing protein — protein sequence MEERERRPETPAEENGSTAVFVVLGKQLRLMRERAGLSQREFGSLVNFGPDQISAMERGVRTPRPEFLQRADEVLGAGGLLKEVIPQVEEAMTKARTRHPEWYRGYAELEAQAVSLHDYSTMGVLGLLQTEEYSRAVFTQRHPPLDEETIERRVADRLSRQQIFEQWPPMEFSFVMEQAVLERPIGSPDVHAEQLRQLLRISRMRNVQLQVMPTGRHEHPCLDNSFTLLTPKGKEQVGYMESHGYPRLITDREEVRVLAARYGIIRAQALNPHESLDLIEKMLEER from the coding sequence TTGGAAGAACGGGAGCGGAGGCCGGAGACACCCGCGGAGGAGAACGGGTCGACTGCGGTGTTCGTCGTACTGGGCAAGCAGTTACGGCTGATGAGGGAACGGGCGGGGCTCAGCCAACGGGAGTTCGGCAGCCTGGTGAACTTCGGCCCCGACCAGATCTCGGCCATGGAGAGGGGGGTGCGGACGCCGAGACCGGAGTTCTTGCAGCGGGCGGACGAGGTCCTGGGTGCCGGGGGACTGCTCAAAGAGGTCATTCCGCAAGTCGAGGAGGCGATGACCAAGGCGCGTACGCGGCATCCCGAGTGGTACCGGGGGTATGCCGAGTTGGAGGCGCAGGCGGTCTCCCTGCACGACTACAGCACCATGGGTGTGCTGGGCCTCCTCCAGACCGAGGAGTATTCACGAGCGGTCTTCACTCAGCGACACCCGCCTCTGGACGAGGAGACGATCGAGAGGCGGGTAGCGGACCGGCTCTCACGTCAACAGATCTTCGAGCAGTGGCCACCCATGGAGTTCAGCTTCGTCATGGAGCAGGCCGTGCTGGAGCGGCCGATCGGTAGTCCGGACGTACACGCCGAGCAGCTCCGTCAGTTACTGAGGATCAGCCGGATGCGTAACGTGCAACTACAGGTGATGCCGACAGGCCGACACGAACATCCCTGTCTGGACAACTCCTTCACCTTGCTGACGCCGAAGGGGAAGGAGCAAGTGGGCTACATGGAAAGTCACGGTTACCCGCGTTTGATCACCGACAGGGAAGAGGTCCGCGTCCTCGCCGCTCGCTATGGGATCATCCGGGCGCAGGCTCTCAACCCGCACGAGTCCCTGGATCTGATCGAGAAGATGCTGGAAGAGCGATGA
- a CDS encoding ATP-binding protein, whose protein sequence is MNAEISTPATELAQRLSATPRGARLARRLTGGQLAAWGYPYDGDLNHTAQLVVAELAANAVTHGRVPGRDFELRLKLLPGRCTLRIEVSDTRSDRTLRFLDGGLLDESGRGLVVVQVLAALWGVAEREVGKTVWAELALSARTAPPPRRRSRTGRDPGGVSSTGSGGPPPR, encoded by the coding sequence GTGAACGCAGAAATCTCCACCCCCGCAACCGAACTCGCGCAACGGCTCAGCGCGACCCCCCGAGGGGCCCGGCTCGCGCGCCGGCTGACCGGCGGTCAGCTCGCCGCCTGGGGATATCCGTACGACGGCGACCTGAACCACACCGCCCAGCTCGTCGTGGCCGAACTCGCCGCCAACGCCGTCACCCACGGCCGCGTCCCCGGACGGGACTTCGAGCTGCGGCTGAAACTGCTGCCCGGGAGGTGCACCCTGCGTATCGAGGTGAGCGACACGCGCAGCGACCGCACCCTGCGGTTCCTGGACGGAGGCCTGCTGGACGAGTCCGGGCGGGGACTGGTCGTCGTCCAGGTCCTGGCGGCACTCTGGGGCGTCGCGGAGCGGGAGGTGGGCAAGACGGTCTGGGCCGAGCTGGCGCTCAGCGCTCGTACAGCCCCTCCACCTCGTCGGCGAAGTCGGACAGGACGCGATCCCGGCGGAGTTTCATCGACGGGGTCAGGTGGCCCGCCTCCTCGGTGA
- a CDS encoding AMP-dependent synthetase/ligase, with product MSTPYPHTPASSGTPVHAVDYDGRPVLVAPEVRRLDGAVREASVPPFAPPVTHGSLADLPYDNAEAAPDATVLSRRRSDGGWADVTAARFAAEVQAVARGLIASGLVPGDRIAVMARTTYDWTLLDFAAWAAGLVTVPVYPTSSVFQTRWILHDCGAVALVTETAAQAAAIGPERPHLPDLCHVWVMERDDVARLAGSGEAVPDGEVAVRRGMLGPDTLATLIYTSGTTGRPKGCALSHGNFLAEVDNAIELLHPVFKSPGEEPSVLLFLPMSHVFGRMVAVACVRARVRLGHSPSLDPRDLLPDLAAFRPTCLLTIPYMLEKVYNSARAKSEAAGRVAVFDRAATVAQRYGEALEARQTGTGSGPTRALKTQRTFYDPLVYRRIRAAMGGRVRYAICGGSPLGRRLAAFYAGAGIEIFEGYGLTETTGASTVTPPLKPRLGTVGWPLPGTRVRIAADGEILLAGDHVLRGYWDPQAGGVVPATRDGWLPTGDIGELDDEGYLTITGRKKELLITAGGKSVAPAPLENWLRQHPLISQVILVGDARPYVAALITLDPDGITHWRQMIGKHPVPPELLVGDPELTEVLQRAVDEANRMVSRPESIRRFAVLPVDFTEEAGHLTPSMKLRRDRVLSDFADEVEGLYER from the coding sequence GTGTCCACCCCGTACCCGCACACCCCAGCCTCCTCCGGCACCCCCGTCCACGCCGTCGACTACGACGGCCGCCCGGTCCTCGTCGCACCGGAGGTACGCCGGCTGGACGGCGCCGTACGCGAGGCGTCCGTCCCCCCGTTCGCGCCGCCGGTCACCCACGGCTCCCTCGCCGACCTGCCGTACGACAACGCGGAAGCGGCCCCGGACGCGACCGTCCTCAGCCGCAGACGCTCCGACGGCGGCTGGGCGGACGTGACGGCGGCCCGGTTCGCCGCCGAGGTGCAGGCGGTCGCCAGGGGCCTGATCGCCTCGGGCCTCGTGCCGGGCGACCGGATCGCGGTCATGGCCCGGACCACCTACGACTGGACCCTGCTGGACTTCGCCGCCTGGGCGGCCGGCCTGGTCACGGTCCCGGTGTACCCCACCTCCTCCGTCTTCCAGACCCGCTGGATCCTGCACGACTGCGGCGCGGTCGCCCTGGTCACGGAGACCGCCGCGCAGGCCGCCGCCATCGGCCCCGAACGCCCGCACCTGCCCGACCTGTGCCACGTGTGGGTGATGGAACGGGACGACGTGGCCCGGCTCGCCGGGTCGGGCGAGGCGGTGCCGGACGGGGAGGTGGCCGTGCGCCGGGGCATGCTCGGCCCCGACACCCTCGCCACGCTCATCTACACCTCCGGCACCACCGGCCGCCCCAAGGGCTGCGCCCTCTCGCACGGCAACTTCCTCGCCGAGGTCGACAACGCGATCGAACTCCTCCACCCGGTCTTCAAGTCCCCGGGCGAGGAGCCCTCGGTCCTGCTCTTCCTCCCCATGTCGCACGTCTTCGGCCGGATGGTGGCCGTCGCCTGCGTCCGCGCCCGCGTCCGCCTCGGCCACAGCCCCAGCCTGGACCCGCGGGACCTCCTGCCGGACCTGGCCGCGTTCCGGCCGACGTGCCTGCTGACCATCCCGTACATGCTGGAGAAGGTGTACAACTCCGCGCGGGCCAAGTCGGAGGCCGCCGGCCGGGTGGCGGTCTTCGACCGGGCGGCGACCGTCGCCCAGCGCTACGGCGAGGCGCTGGAGGCCCGCCAGACCGGCACCGGCAGCGGCCCCACCCGAGCCCTGAAGACGCAGCGCACCTTCTACGATCCCCTCGTCTACCGCCGCATCCGCGCCGCGATGGGAGGCCGCGTCCGCTACGCCATCTGCGGCGGCTCCCCGCTCGGCCGGAGGCTCGCCGCGTTCTACGCGGGCGCCGGCATCGAGATCTTCGAGGGGTACGGCCTGACGGAGACCACCGGCGCGTCCACGGTCACCCCGCCCCTCAAGCCCCGCCTGGGCACAGTCGGCTGGCCCCTGCCCGGCACGCGGGTGCGGATCGCGGCCGACGGCGAGATTCTCCTCGCCGGCGACCACGTGCTGCGCGGCTACTGGGACCCGCAGGCCGGCGGAGTGGTCCCCGCGACCCGCGACGGCTGGCTGCCCACCGGCGACATCGGCGAACTGGACGACGAGGGCTACCTCACCATCACCGGCCGCAAGAAGGAACTCCTGATCACCGCGGGCGGCAAGTCGGTGGCCCCGGCCCCGCTGGAGAACTGGCTGCGCCAGCACCCGCTGATCTCCCAGGTGATCCTGGTCGGCGACGCCCGCCCGTACGTGGCCGCCCTGATCACCCTCGACCCGGACGGCATCACGCACTGGCGCCAGATGATCGGCAAGCACCCGGTGCCCCCGGAACTCCTCGTCGGCGACCCGGAGCTGACCGAGGTCCTCCAGCGGGCGGTCGACGAGGCGAACCGCATGGTCTCCCGCCCCGAGTCCATCCGCCGCTTCGCCGTCCTGCCGGTGGACTTCACCGAGGAGGCGGGCCACCTGACCCCGTCGATGAAACTCCGCCGGGATCGCGTCCTGTCCGACTTCGCCGACGAGGTGGAGGGGCTGTACGAGCGCTGA
- a CDS encoding PadR family transcriptional regulator, translating to MTRPNPPLTEPQYFILAALMDGPLHGYGIIKAAEQATDGRLRIAVGTLYGALERMERAGLVAAGHEEIVDGRARRYYRLTEDGTQALGREALRMQQAAAVVIGHSRDAGAAPA from the coding sequence ATGACCAGACCGAATCCGCCCTTGACGGAACCGCAGTACTTCATCCTTGCTGCACTCATGGATGGTCCGTTGCACGGTTACGGCATCATCAAGGCTGCCGAGCAGGCCACCGACGGGAGGCTCCGGATCGCTGTCGGCACTCTCTACGGCGCGTTGGAGCGGATGGAGCGGGCTGGGCTGGTGGCCGCCGGCCATGAGGAGATCGTGGACGGGCGGGCGCGGCGCTACTACCGGCTCACCGAGGACGGCACCCAGGCGCTCGGCCGGGAGGCGCTGCGGATGCAGCAGGCGGCGGCCGTCGTCATCGGACACTCGCGGGACGCCGGAGCGGCCCCGGCATGA
- a CDS encoding phosphatase PAP2 family protein, translating to MPALLYTLGFLAVYLLAICTPWGQRAENALFHLGKQGGEEAWIYPLSGSAYGSTPLPPLELSAKPTVMVGLAVIVILTLVRRCWRQGCAALGVVILTTVGKEVLKSTILPRPDLVGAPENLLDQGFPSGHTAIPAALTLAAVLVVSPHIRPYVATVGVLWLACIAAASATMGGHRPSEVLGATLLACACYGLATWLLPPAAAPGATRSPRTLPVITLTLALAVALVSGARNDTLTRSLVSAATAFICAALVWYAAVGRPAPGERCLMRH from the coding sequence ATGCCGGCTCTGCTGTACACCCTGGGGTTCCTGGCGGTCTACCTGCTCGCCATCTGCACCCCGTGGGGGCAACGAGCTGAGAACGCCCTGTTTCATCTCGGTAAACAGGGCGGCGAAGAAGCATGGATCTACCCCCTGTCAGGATCGGCCTACGGCTCGACGCCCCTGCCGCCGTTGGAATTGAGCGCCAAGCCCACCGTGATGGTGGGCCTGGCCGTCATCGTGATCCTCACCCTGGTGCGGCGGTGCTGGCGGCAGGGGTGCGCGGCGCTCGGGGTCGTCATTCTCACGACCGTGGGCAAGGAGGTGCTCAAATCGACCATCCTCCCCCGCCCCGATCTGGTGGGCGCGCCGGAGAATCTCCTTGATCAGGGTTTCCCCAGCGGCCACACGGCCATCCCCGCCGCGCTGACCCTCGCCGCCGTCCTCGTGGTTTCCCCTCACATCCGCCCCTACGTCGCCACGGTCGGTGTGCTGTGGCTCGCCTGCATCGCCGCCGCCAGCGCGACCATGGGCGGCCACCGGCCCAGCGAAGTGCTGGGAGCCACACTGTTGGCCTGTGCCTGTTACGGCCTCGCAACCTGGCTGCTGCCGCCAGCCGCCGCGCCAGGCGCCACGCGGAGCCCCCGTACGCTGCCCGTCATCACCCTGACGCTGGCACTGGCCGTCGCCCTCGTTTCCGGCGCACGGAACGACACCCTCACAAGGTCACTGGTCTCCGCGGCGACGGCCTTCATATGTGCGGCCCTGGTCTGGTACGCCGCAGTCGGGCGGCCCGCACCGGGCGAACGTTGCCTGATGCGGCACTAG
- a CDS encoding IS982 family transposase, with the protein MTNNLDALLTALYVKIDDEIGSTRWLGRPPQLTDSELVCLAVAQALLGFTSESRWLRFVDSRLGEMFPYVPKQPGWNKRLRAALPLVKKTIRLLAADTDFWFDNHWIVDSTPVECGRSRPTVKRSDVAGWAGYGYCASHSRFFWGLRLFLVCTPTGMPILWALANPKIDEREVLTAMLDREPETVTDRPGLLVISDKGFASKEFEADLALRGAELLRPSFKRENKRKGESLLKSVRQLIESVNDTLKGQLDLEQHGGWTFEGVAVRVAQRVLAMAAAIWHNHKTGQPVTRSLIAYDH; encoded by the coding sequence GTGACGAACAACCTGGACGCCCTGCTGACCGCACTGTACGTGAAGATCGACGACGAGATCGGAAGCACCCGATGGCTGGGCCGACCGCCGCAGCTGACGGACTCCGAGCTCGTCTGCCTCGCCGTCGCGCAGGCGCTGCTAGGCTTCACTTCGGAGTCGCGGTGGCTGAGGTTCGTGGACTCCCGCCTGGGTGAGATGTTCCCGTACGTGCCCAAGCAGCCGGGCTGGAACAAGCGGCTGAGGGCCGCGTTGCCGCTGGTCAAGAAGACCATACGGCTCCTGGCCGCCGACACGGACTTCTGGTTCGACAACCATTGGATCGTCGACTCCACGCCGGTGGAATGCGGTCGCTCGCGTCCGACCGTGAAGCGGTCGGACGTGGCCGGCTGGGCCGGATACGGGTACTGCGCCAGCCACAGCCGGTTCTTCTGGGGCCTGCGCCTGTTCCTGGTATGCACCCCGACCGGGATGCCCATCCTGTGGGCTCTTGCCAACCCGAAGATCGACGAACGCGAGGTACTGACCGCGATGCTCGACCGCGAACCGGAGACGGTCACGGACCGGCCGGGGCTGCTGGTGATCTCCGACAAGGGCTTCGCCTCCAAGGAGTTCGAGGCCGATCTGGCCTTGCGGGGTGCCGAGTTGTTGCGGCCGTCGTTCAAGCGCGAGAACAAACGCAAGGGCGAGAGCCTCCTGAAATCAGTGCGACAGCTGATCGAGTCGGTCAATGACACCCTCAAGGGCCAGCTCGACCTGGAACAGCACGGCGGCTGGACCTTCGAAGGCGTCGCCGTCCGCGTTGCCCAGCGCGTCCTCGCGATGGCCGCCGCGATTTGGCACAACCACAAGACCGGCCAGCCGGTCACACGCTCCCTCATCGCCTACGACCACTGA
- a CDS encoding MepB family protein, whose translation MATNRGHSPDLHPTGFKPWSDTTPAHRDLLAAKALVYDPCGFTCSQPAPETESAAYAAHAFILDGLAIRFRAAKTTPTKVGQFVTVWKRSPGKPIQPFDATDPVDLFVVSTRDHHHFGQFVFPMDALCQHGVASADGSGGKRAFRVYPPWVTTTNRQAGAAQAWQLDYFLHLPQDRPIDSARAQKLYHP comes from the coding sequence ATGGCGACGAACCGTGGGCACTCACCCGATCTCCACCCCACCGGATTCAAACCGTGGTCGGACACCACCCCGGCCCACAGAGATCTCCTCGCGGCGAAAGCGCTCGTCTACGACCCCTGCGGGTTCACCTGCTCGCAGCCGGCCCCAGAAACCGAGAGTGCCGCATACGCCGCCCACGCCTTCATCCTTGACGGACTCGCCATCCGATTCCGCGCAGCCAAGACGACCCCGACCAAGGTCGGCCAGTTCGTCACCGTATGGAAGAGGTCCCCGGGCAAGCCCATCCAGCCTTTCGACGCCACCGACCCCGTCGACCTCTTCGTCGTCAGCACCCGCGACCATCATCACTTCGGCCAGTTCGTCTTTCCCATGGACGCGCTCTGCCAACACGGTGTCGCATCAGCAGACGGCTCCGGTGGGAAACGAGCCTTCCGCGTCTACCCGCCCTGGGTGACCACCACCAACCGCCAAGCCGGCGCTGCGCAGGCGTGGCAGCTGGACTACTTCCTACACCTGCCCCAGGACCGACCCATCGATTCCGCCCGCGCCCAAAAGCTGTACCACCCATAG
- a CDS encoding TetR/AcrR family transcriptional regulator, whose product MGGVKTKRMPRAVREQQMLDAAVRIFGQRGYMAASMDEIAELAGVSKPLVYLYLTSKECLFTACIRREAAALTAAVRAGVRPDLPADRQLWDGLRAFFAHTAEHPDGWSVLHLQARTHGEPFAAEVAAMRAEIVAFVTRLVVVAAREAHRDPDLPEREVAGIAEALVGAAESLAAWANATPGVTARQSAATLMNFAWAGLSNLMRGHPWAPPPADS is encoded by the coding sequence ATGGGTGGCGTCAAGACCAAACGGATGCCGAGGGCGGTGCGGGAGCAGCAGATGCTCGACGCGGCCGTGCGGATCTTCGGCCAACGCGGCTACATGGCCGCCTCGATGGACGAGATCGCCGAACTCGCGGGCGTGTCCAAGCCGTTGGTCTATCTGTACCTGACGTCGAAGGAATGCCTCTTCACCGCCTGCATCCGCCGTGAGGCCGCCGCGCTCACGGCGGCCGTCCGCGCGGGGGTCCGGCCGGACCTGCCCGCCGACCGGCAGCTCTGGGACGGGCTGCGGGCGTTCTTCGCGCACACCGCCGAGCATCCCGACGGCTGGTCCGTGCTGCACCTGCAGGCCCGGACGCACGGTGAGCCCTTCGCGGCCGAGGTCGCCGCGATGCGCGCGGAGATCGTCGCGTTCGTGACCCGGCTGGTCGTGGTCGCGGCGCGGGAGGCGCACCGGGATCCGGACCTGCCCGAGCGGGAGGTGGCCGGGATCGCGGAAGCGCTGGTCGGTGCGGCGGAGTCGCTCGCCGCGTGGGCGAACGCCACACCCGGGGTGACCGCGCGGCAGTCGGCGGCGACCCTGATGAACTTCGCCTGGGCGGGCCTGTCCAACCTGATGCGGGGCCACCCCTGGGCTCCGCCGCCGGCCGACTCCTAG
- a CDS encoding DUF4229 domain-containing protein yields MLRYTLMRLGIFAGCLLVVWGAVYSGIFPRGFGDSNVLWVLLLALVVSAPVSWVVLRKERERASVQIVHKVDRMKANLDANRSQEDLADDASRTQGGATAPN; encoded by the coding sequence ATGCTCCGCTACACGCTGATGCGCCTCGGTATCTTCGCGGGCTGCCTCCTTGTCGTCTGGGGTGCCGTCTACTCGGGCATCTTCCCGCGCGGCTTCGGCGACTCCAACGTCCTGTGGGTCCTGCTGCTCGCCCTCGTCGTCTCCGCACCGGTTAGCTGGGTCGTGCTGCGCAAGGAGCGGGAGCGGGCCTCGGTGCAGATCGTGCACAAGGTCGACCGGATGAAGGCCAACCTGGATGCCAACCGCAGCCAGGAGGATCTGGCCGACGACGCGTCCCGGACGCAGGGCGGGGCCACCGCGCCCAACTAG
- a CDS encoding GNAT family N-acetyltransferase: MPLTFTLDPPVTPALRDGVLGLWTDVTNAGGAVGFVAPVTPEEIRPELVRHLVQMAEGHTRLLVGHDEAGEVAATAFLTRNTHRLMTHWVWLYTVMVHPRHQGRGYGRDLLAAAADAARDIEGVEAVRLTCRGGLGLERFYASCGYKEVGRVPDAIRVAPGDDRDDIVMLLPLG; this comes from the coding sequence ATGCCCCTCACCTTCACGCTGGACCCGCCGGTCACCCCCGCGCTCCGTGACGGCGTCCTCGGTCTGTGGACGGACGTCACGAACGCGGGCGGGGCCGTCGGCTTCGTCGCCCCGGTGACCCCCGAGGAGATACGGCCCGAGCTGGTACGGCACCTCGTGCAGATGGCCGAGGGGCACACCCGGCTGCTCGTCGGCCACGACGAGGCCGGCGAGGTGGCCGCGACCGCCTTCCTCACCCGCAACACGCACCGGCTGATGACCCACTGGGTGTGGTTGTACACGGTGATGGTCCACCCCCGGCACCAGGGCCGGGGCTACGGCCGCGACCTGCTGGCCGCCGCCGCGGACGCGGCCCGGGACATCGAGGGCGTCGAGGCGGTACGGCTGACCTGCCGGGGCGGGCTGGGGCTGGAGCGGTTCTACGCCTCCTGCGGCTACAAGGAGGTCGGCCGCGTCCCGGACGCCATCCGGGTCGCGCCCGGCGACGACCGGGACGACATCGTCATGCTGCTGCCGCTCGGCTGA
- the mqnE gene encoding aminofutalosine synthase MqnE, whose product MDVGLKRELEEKVRSGERLTREDGIALYESDDLAWLGGLAHEVRTRKNGDVVHFNVNRHLNMTNVCTASCAYCSFQRKPGEKDAYTMRIEEAVRLARSMESENLTELHIVNGLHPNLPWRYYPRSLRELKAALPHVSLKAFTATEIHHFETISGLSASEILDELIDAGLESLTGGGAEIFDWEVRQHIVDHRTHWEDWSRIHRLAHEKGLKTPCTMLYGHIEEPRHRVDHVLRLRELQDETGGFQVFIPLRYQHDFVDVKDGKVRNTLQARTQMATGAEALKTFAVSRLLFDNVPHVKVFWVMHGVQTAQLALQHGADDMDGSVVEYKITHDADNYGTPNKLTREDLLDLIRDAGFRPVERNTRYEIIREYEGPDPARRDSPQPMRV is encoded by the coding sequence ATGGACGTCGGGCTCAAGCGCGAGCTGGAGGAGAAGGTCCGTTCCGGGGAGCGGCTGACCCGCGAGGACGGCATCGCGCTGTACGAGTCGGACGACCTGGCCTGGCTGGGCGGGCTCGCCCACGAGGTGCGGACCCGCAAGAACGGTGACGTGGTGCACTTCAACGTCAACCGGCACCTGAACATGACCAACGTGTGCACGGCCTCGTGCGCCTACTGCTCGTTCCAGCGCAAGCCGGGCGAGAAGGACGCGTACACGATGCGCATCGAGGAGGCCGTCCGGCTGGCCAGGTCGATGGAGTCGGAGAACCTCACCGAGCTGCACATCGTCAACGGTCTGCACCCGAACCTGCCGTGGCGGTACTACCCGCGTTCGCTGCGGGAGCTGAAGGCGGCCCTTCCGCACGTCTCGCTGAAGGCGTTCACGGCCACCGAGATCCATCACTTCGAGACGATCTCCGGGCTGTCGGCGTCGGAGATCCTCGACGAGCTGATCGACGCGGGCCTGGAGTCCCTCACCGGCGGCGGCGCCGAGATCTTCGACTGGGAGGTCCGGCAGCACATCGTGGACCACCGCACCCACTGGGAGGACTGGTCCCGCATCCACCGCCTGGCGCACGAGAAGGGTCTGAAGACCCCGTGCACCATGCTGTACGGCCACATCGAGGAGCCCCGCCACCGCGTCGACCACGTGCTGCGGCTGCGTGAGCTGCAGGACGAGACCGGCGGCTTCCAGGTCTTCATCCCGCTGCGCTACCAGCACGACTTCGTGGACGTGAAGGACGGCAAGGTCAGGAACACCCTCCAGGCCCGCACCCAGATGGCGACGGGCGCGGAGGCCCTGAAGACGTTCGCGGTCTCCCGGCTCCTCTTCGACAACGTCCCGCACGTGAAGGTGTTCTGGGTCATGCACGGTGTGCAGACCGCCCAGCTTGCCCTCCAGCACGGCGCCGACGACATGGACGGCTCGGTCGTCGAGTACAAGATCACGCACGACGCGGACAACTACGGCACCCCGAACAAGCTGACCCGCGAGGACCTCCTGGACCTGATCCGGGACGCGGGCTTCCGCCCGGTGGAGCGCAACACCCGCTACGAGATCATCCGCGAGTACGAGGGCCCGGACCCGGCGCGCCGCGATTCCCCCCAGCCGATGCGGGTCTGA
- a CDS encoding Lrp/AsnC family transcriptional regulator gives MDAVDRQLIQALRENGRASYAELGRLVGLSGPSVTDRINRLEAAGVITGYRATVDSASLGLGVTALIGISLSDAADHEDVAQRLRDLSEIEDCWFIAGDDSFMLKVRSTDVDGLEKTIRRLSGTRGVSRTRTTIVLSTKWENRVGELPEEV, from the coding sequence ATGGACGCGGTGGACAGGCAGCTCATCCAGGCTCTGCGGGAGAACGGCCGGGCCTCCTACGCGGAGCTGGGACGCCTCGTCGGCCTGTCGGGCCCCAGCGTCACCGACCGCATCAACCGGCTGGAGGCGGCCGGTGTCATCACCGGTTACCGCGCGACGGTGGACTCGGCCTCGCTGGGTCTCGGCGTGACCGCCCTGATCGGCATCTCGCTGTCGGACGCCGCCGACCACGAGGACGTGGCGCAGCGGCTGCGGGACCTGTCGGAGATCGAGGACTGCTGGTTCATCGCCGGTGACGACTCCTTCATGCTCAAGGTGCGTTCGACGGACGTGGACGGCCTGGAGAAGACGATCCGGCGGCTGAGCGGCACCCGGGGGGTGTCCCGGACCCGGACCACCATCGTGCTCTCCACGAAGTGGGAGAACCGGGTCGGCGAGTTGCCGGAAGAGGTCTAG
- a CDS encoding UbiX family flavin prenyltransferase: MPWIVGVSGASGTPYAAAVLRALLTAGEAVDLVVSRASRLTLLDETGISFRDAHWRDDLRTWLARGADGKPETFEVDASGVRYWNAGDLAAGPSSGSYPAKGMLIVPASTACVAGVALGLSKDLLQRAASVTLKERRTLVVAVRETPLNGQTLRHLVALDDAGAVVVPASPAFYAGATHIQDLVDFVGGRVLDAAGVRHGLYRRWRGELGGGGTADK, from the coding sequence GTGCCTTGGATCGTGGGGGTGTCCGGAGCTTCCGGGACGCCGTACGCGGCGGCCGTGCTGCGCGCGCTGCTGACGGCGGGCGAAGCGGTGGACCTGGTGGTCAGCCGGGCCTCGCGGCTGACGCTGCTGGACGAGACGGGGATCTCGTTCCGGGACGCCCACTGGCGGGACGACCTGCGCACCTGGCTGGCGCGTGGCGCGGACGGCAAGCCGGAGACCTTCGAGGTGGACGCCAGCGGGGTGCGGTACTGGAACGCGGGTGATCTCGCCGCCGGGCCGTCCTCGGGGTCGTATCCGGCGAAGGGGATGCTGATCGTGCCCGCCTCCACCGCCTGTGTGGCGGGTGTGGCGCTCGGCCTGTCCAAGGATCTGCTCCAGCGCGCGGCGAGCGTCACGCTGAAGGAGCGCCGGACGCTGGTCGTGGCCGTGCGGGAGACCCCGCTGAACGGGCAGACGCTGCGGCACCTGGTGGCCCTGGACGACGCCGGAGCCGTGGTCGTCCCGGCCTCGCCCGCCTTCTACGCGGGCGCCACCCACATCCAGGACCTGGTGGACTTCGTCGGCGGCCGGGTGCTGGACGCGGCGGGAGTGCGCCACGGCCTGTACCGGCGCTGGCGGGGCGAGCTGGGCGGCGGCGGCACGGCGGACAAGTAG